In the genome of Nonomuraea sp. NBC_00507, the window GCAAGGCGCCGTTCGCGGGGAACAACGTGGCCGTCATCATCAACCGCGTCCTGACCAAGACCCCCGACGTGGGAGTGATATCCGAGCCACTGCGTTCACTGATCGCCGACTGCCTCGCCAAGGATCCGGCGCGGCGGCCCACCTCTATGGAACTGCTCGGCCGCCTTGTGGGGCATCAGTCGCAAACCGCGCAGGCGACGGTGCCACATGTAAGGATCTTGCCGACCACCCTCGGAACGCTGAAGGAGACCACCACGCTGGGCAGCGGGCCCGCGGCCGACATCGTGATCCACGGGGAGGGGATCGCCCCGGCGCACGCCACCGTCCGCAAGGTGAGCGCAGGCTACCGGCTGCATGACCACAGTAGCGGTCTGGGGACGTTCATCGACGGCCGCCCTGTTCTCTATGCGACCCTGCGACCGGGTGATCGGTTCACGATCGGTACAGCAGTGCTCCGCCTCACCGAGGCGGGGGAGTTGGAGCGCGTACTTCTCAGCCGAATGTCCGCCGCGCGCTGGTGGCTTCTGCTCTTCCTCATCGCGGCAGTGGCGCTTACGGTAATCGTCGTGGTCATGGGATAGTCACGGGCGTGGGCATGGTGACGTTCACTCGTTCCCCGGTCCTGGAGTCGAGGGTGAAGGCTCCGCTGGCGCCGCGGATGACGTTGGTGCCGGTGAACAGGTAGAGCTGCCCGCGCACCGCCACGGCGGAGGGCAGGCTGAGCTGGGACGGGTCCACGCCGATGGCGGCCTTCTGAATCGCGGTGACCGCGGCGGTCACCGCGTCATACGCCAAGATCGCCAACCCGCTGCCGAGATGCGCCGCGGGGAAAGTCACACCATGGTGGGGCGCCACGAACTCGTCACGGAAGTCGCGGTAGAGCTGGCGGTGCGGATTGTCCTGGTGGTCGAGCCGCTTGGGATCGGCGAGCGGCACGAACATCACCTTGATGGGCGCTTCGGGGTCGTGCAGCGACGGGTCGTTCGGATTTTGGTCCTGGGCGTCGTCCCCGGTGACCACGGTGATGGGCGTGGATCGGCAGGGCCGGCTCCGCAGCAGCTTGAGAAATGTGGGCATGAACGCCTGGCGGCCAGCGTAGAAGATCATATCGGTCTTGGCCCCGCAGATCGTGTCGCTGATGGTCCGCAGGAGCGAGGGACCGCCACGCGGGTCGAAAGGAAAACTGAGTCCGGACCTGTCGACGTACGACTTGAGCCCAAGCTTCGGATCGAGGAAAGCATCCTTCAGTGAGCGGGCGTAAAGGTCCTTGGTTCCCTGCGGGGTCACGTCAGCCCACATCAGGGCCGCGTTCCCCCCGACCTTCTTCTTCTTGAACTCTTCGGCGATGGCCTGCACCTGGGCCGAGGTGCTGACCGCGGTGCGGGTGAGACCAGGAATAGGTCCGCCGTCGTCGATCTCACCGGTGGTGTTGAACCCGGCCGCAGTGATGAAATCGGCGACCATCGGGATTCCGGGATCCTTGGCCAAGGCACGTGCGGCGTCGATGCTTTCCTGCTGGCTCGGGCCCATTCCGGTGACCGCGACGACCTGTCCGGGGCTCGCCGTCGCTCCTGTCGCGGCATTCTTCCGCACCGCCTGCACCGTCGTCCGCCACTTCGAGCCGTCGTGACCGGTGTTGGCCAGCAGGAGCCGGATCTTGGGGAACGTCTCCGAACGGTTGGCGCGGTACTGACCGATGAACGCCCCCTCGAGCTGGTGGAGGGCGCGCTCGCCGACCAGTCCGCGCGGGCCTGCCCCCATCGGGGCCATGAGCGCGATCGTGCTGTAGTCCTTGTCCTTGGCGACCGTGCGGTTTTCCGCCGCGATGGCCTCCAGGATCTGGCGATACTGCTCGCCCAGGACCGTCGTCCCGTCGGCTGGGTCCATCAGCCCGACGCATTCGCCTTCGATGTCGACGACGTCCGCGCTGTTTGTTTCACAGCCGCCCCATGGCCACGATCCCTGCGTGTAATTCACGAGTACCGCAGTGGATATCAGGACGGCGACAACAACGACGATCACCACCAAGCGTCGGCGAAAAAGCGTCGCCACCTGGCGTAAGAGGCTCCAGGCGCGCTCGGCGAGGGAGGGAGCCGGTGCCGGTTCGTCATACATCTGGACTCCAAGCCGTCACTTATCCCACGACCGTGCAGGCGCGCTTCTCCGAATATCGATCGCACGCTTCCCCATCCCTGGGCCGGCGGCCGCCTAAACTCATCGTCATTAAAACGTGATCAATGGCAGCCGGACAACAGTCAGTTGGCGGGTTCGTCCGGAAACGGTTGGTCGAAGCCCATCGTCAAAGGCCCTATTCATGGGGAGGCAAGAGAAGCTGCGGAGGTTCGATCAGGACTTCCGGGATGGCGTGGTTCGGATCGTCGAGGAGACCGGCAAGCCGATCGCGCTGGTGGCCCGGGACTTGGGGATCAAGGAGGGCATCCTGGGCAACTGGGTGAAACTGGCGCGCAGGCGGCGGGCCGCGGGAACGGAACGCTGGACGCCGACGAGCGGGCCGATCGTCCTCCGCGAGCCGCTCACCATCCCCATGGTCCCGTGATCGATGGCATTGCCACGACGCGGAGTGCAGCAAGCGAACAACCGTCTCGACGTTTGGTCACACGTCTGCACCAAGGCGAGCGGCTAGGTCGCTTCGATCGACTCGGGCAGGCCCGGCGTGCTCTCCAGCCGTAGGCGACGTGAGGCCCTCACGGCCGGTTCGTATCGGGTGCCGCGTTCTGAGGGAGTAGCGGCACGAGCGTGAGCGCCGCCTCGCCGTACCGTTCACTTTCGGAAACGGACACTCGGGCCGTCAGCGGCATCTCGCCGGAGCTCTGCCCGCACTCACCGATGTGGAATCGACATACATCCGTTACAAATTCGCCATGACTAACTAGAGATCATTCTCCGACGGAGAGGCTACTGAAAGCGACTGAAGAGCACGGAGTGTAGAACATGCCCTGCCCAACCCCTCCGGCCTGACCCGTTCCCTGGTCATCGATTGATCATCATTCTGCCGAGCGCCACGAACCGCCCTTGTGGAGGACTCCGTGGAACCTCGTGGGCAGCATGGTCGCGTGCGTTTGAGGCCCACGATGGATGTGTTGCCCACGCCTCATAAAGTCCAGTGCGCGGCCCATTGCTGAGTCATTCCCATCCCCGGCAACACCATCGCCGTACTGCAGAAGGCTCGGGGAGTCCCTGTTCACAATCCAGCGTTACTGATCCGCATTTCCCAGTAAAGGTGTGACGAAACATGGTCGGACGTAAAGATATGAATCCAGATTCGACGTTTATAACGGAGTCACGGACAGCATCGGAGGGCGCATGTTGAACCGGCGCGGCATTCTCGCCGGACTCGCCGCTTCCCCCTTCATCGTGGCTCTGGGCGCTCCCGCCGGCACCGCTTCAGCCGCCACGCGCGCCCGATCGTCGGGCGCAGGCACAGCTGCCGAAACGATTGTGCGCGGCAGCGCGCGGCGGTGGCATGGCCCATTTCTCAGACCCGGCGCCCGACTGCTGCTGCCAGCGGGAGTCAAAGCCGCTCCCGTCGAGGATTACTTCACCAGTCCACGCCTCACGCGAACGGCGTATGCCTGGCCTCAGATGCCAGCCCTGGATGGCATGATGGTCGACGCGTCGATCATTCCAGAACATGGAGCACCGTCGCGTGTCGCAGTCCTTAGCGGCTTTGACAACGGCTGGTACGAGCTCATCAGTCGGGAAGGGAAGGCCACTCGCGTCACGTGGGATCACCGCGAGCTCCCCTACCTGCTGTTCGTCGGCGAGTTTGGCGCCA includes:
- a CDS encoding transposase encodes the protein MGRQEKLRRFDQDFRDGVVRIVEETGKPIALVARDLGIKEGILGNWVKLARRRRAAGTERWTPTSGPIVLREPLTIPMVP